The Deinococcus puniceus genome segment GAACCATCGGCACCATGCTGCTGACCTTTGCCGCGCCCGCCATTGCCGAAATCGCCGTCCAAATCCGGCCCGAAGCCAAGTTCTCCCTCATCATGCTGGCCTTCGTGACCATCAGCGCCACCTTTGGCGGCAGTCCTCTGCGCGGCCTGATCAGCCTGTTTTTCGGCCTGTGCATCGGCTTAGTCGGCACTGACCTGCAAAGTGGACAGGCCCGCTTCACGCTGGGCCGCCCCGAACTGCTGGACGGCATCGAGTTTGTCACCGTCGTCATCGGGCTGTTTGCCATCGGGGAAACGCTGTATGTGGCCTCGCGCCTCCGCAAAGACAAGGCCAGCGTGATCAAGCTGGAAGGCAACGCCCGCATGACCCGCGAAGATTGGCGGCGCAGTTGGAAGCCTTGGCTGCGCGGCACGGCGCTGGGGTTTCCCTTCGGCGCAGTTCCGGCGGGCGGCGCAGAAATCCCCACGTTCCTCAGCTACACGCTGGAGAAAAAACTGAGCAAGCACCCCGAAGAGTTCGGCAAAGGCGCGATTGAAGGCGTGGCTGGCCCCGAAGCCGCCAACAACGCCGCTGCTGCTGGGGTACTCGTGCCGCTGCTGACGCTGGGGCTGCCGACCAGCGCCACCGCCGCCATTTTGCTGGCCGCCTTTCAGCAGTACGGGCTTCAGCCGGGGCCGCTGCTGTTCATTACCAGTCCAGAACTCGTGTGGGGCCTGATTGCCAGCCTGTACATCGGCAACGTGATGCTGCTGGCGCTGAACTTGCCGCTCGCGCCCGTGTGGGCCAAACTGCTGCTGATTCCCCGCCCCTTCCTGTACGCCGGAATCCTCGTGTTTTCCACGGTGGGCGTGTACAGCCTCAACAACAGCGTGTTCGACCTGTTCCTCTTGGCCCTGTTCGGCATCATCGGCTACGGCATGCGCCGCTTCGATTTCCCCGTCACGCCCGCCATCATCGGCGTCATTCTGGGGCCAACCGCCGAAAGCTTTTTCCGCACGGCCCTGCAGCAAAGCAACGGCGATTACAGCACCTTCGTTCGCCAGCCGCTCAGCGCGTTTATCTTGTTTATCGTGGCGCTGGCGCTGATTGTTCCGGCGGTGTTGAAGGCGAGAAGGCCGTCAGTGGCAACTTGAGTTAGAGCGTGGACAGTGGAACGTGGATCGTGGTGAAGCTCTGACCACGATCCACGTTCTCTTTGACCTTCCGATTTGCACTCCCGGTTTAGCTGCTTACAACCCCATCCCGCACCCGCAGCGTATGGTTCGCCAGCGCCGCCACATCGCGGTCATGGGTGATGAGTACCACCGTGCGGCCCCCCTGCGCCTGCGCGGTCAGCAAATCCAGCACTTTTTGGCCCGTGCGGGTATCCAGATTTCCGGTGGGTTCGTCGGCCAGCAGCACGGCGGGGTCACAGGCCAGCGCACGGGCAATCGCCACCCGCTGCGCTTCTCCGCCCGACAATTGGCCGGGAAGGTGCGTGGCGCGGTTGCCCAGTCCCACGCGCTCCAGCAGCTCGCGGGCCCGTTCGCGGCGTTCTTTGGGCTTCATTCCGGCCAACGTCAGCGGGAATTCCACGTTTTCCAGCGCACTCAGAATGGTCACGAGGTTGTGATTTTGGAACACGAAGCCGTAATGCTTAAGCCTGAAGTCGGCGCGGCCTGCTTCGGACAGACTGTGCAAATCGGTGCCGCCCACCACCACGCGCCCGGAACTGGGGGTGTCGAAGCCCGCCAACAGGTTCAGCAGGGTGCTTTTGCCGCTGCCACTCGGCCCGACCACTGCTGTCAGGCCTTGCGGAAACGTGTGGGTAAAGGGCGCGAGCGCGGTGACGGAGCCTTCGCCGCTGGGGTAAATGCGCGAGAGGTCTTGGGTCACGAGAGCGGGGCGGGAAGCGTCAGGGGCGACGGTTCCCGCCAGAACTGCGGAGGAAGTCATACGCGCCCCAGTGCATCGGTAATGCTGATGCGGCTGGCACTGCGCGAGGGCAGTAGCCCCGACAGCAGCCCCAGCAAAATGCTGATGCCCAGCGCGAGCAAGGTCAGGCGCGGGGTCAGGGCCGCCGCGTCTATTCCGGCCAGATTTTGGGTGTACAGGTTCACGCCCCAGATGCCTGCCAGTCCCAAAATGATGCCGCCCACGCCGCCCGCCAGCGCCAGCAGCAGCGATTCGGTCAGCACCAGCGCCCGCACGAAGCCGGGGCGTGCGCCGATGGCCCGCAGGGTTCCAAACTCGCGGGTGCGCTCGAACACGCCCATCATCACGGTGTTGGCAACCGCCAGCCCGCCCACGATCAGCGCGATCAGGCTAATGCCGAAGCGCACGGCGTCACTGATTCGGAGGGCGCGTTCCACGAAGCTCAGGAAGTCCGATTGAGTGGACGCTTCCAGATTCAGGCGCTTGGCGAGAGCGGTGGCTACGGCTCGGGCGTCACGGGGATTCTCCAGTTTCAGGGCCACCAGCGACACGCGCCCGGTTGCGCCCTCGGCGTCTTGCAGGGTACGCAGCGGCAGGAAGATGAAGGAATCTACCAGCCCCGATTCCTGCGCCAGCACGCCGATCACTTTCACCGAAGTGCGCCGTGTAAGGTTCAAGGTACTGCCCACCTTCAGACGCAGGTTCTCGGCGGCTTTGGCACCGACTACCGCCACTTTTTGACCCTCATCGCCAGCAATCAGAGCGCGGCCTGTGGCGGGCACGATTTTGGGAAAGACTGTGCTGATGCCCTGCGCGGCAGGTAGGCCATACAGCACCACACTCTGCGACACGTCCAAACTGCTCCGCACGCTCATCACCACGGGCGT includes the following:
- a CDS encoding tripartite tricarboxylate transporter permease, translated to MDAITALFAGFETALTPINLLWALVGVTLGTLVGVLPGIGPALTVALLLPVTAKLPPVSAFIMFAGIYYGGMFGGSTTSILLNTPGESSSIITALEGNKMARKGRAAAALATAAIGSFVAGTIGTMLLTFAAPAIAEIAVQIRPEAKFSLIMLAFVTISATFGGSPLRGLISLFFGLCIGLVGTDLQSGQARFTLGRPELLDGIEFVTVVIGLFAIGETLYVASRLRKDKASVIKLEGNARMTREDWRRSWKPWLRGTALGFPFGAVPAGGAEIPTFLSYTLEKKLSKHPEEFGKGAIEGVAGPEAANNAAAAGVLVPLLTLGLPTSATAAILLAAFQQYGLQPGPLLFITSPELVWGLIASLYIGNVMLLALNLPLAPVWAKLLLIPRPFLYAGILVFSTVGVYSLNNSVFDLFLLALFGIIGYGMRRFDFPVTPAIIGVILGPTAESFFRTALQQSNGDYSTFVRQPLSAFILFIVALALIVPAVLKARRPSVAT
- a CDS encoding ABC transporter ATP-binding protein, which encodes MTSSAVLAGTVAPDASRPALVTQDLSRIYPSGEGSVTALAPFTHTFPQGLTAVVGPSGSGKSTLLNLLAGFDTPSSGRVVVGGTDLHSLSEAGRADFRLKHYGFVFQNHNLVTILSALENVEFPLTLAGMKPKERRERARELLERVGLGNRATHLPGQLSGGEAQRVAIARALACDPAVLLADEPTGNLDTRTGQKVLDLLTAQAQGGRTVVLITHDRDVAALANHTLRVRDGVVSS
- a CDS encoding ABC transporter permease: MSWGDLWALAWRGLTRRPVRTLLTALGITVAVASMVVFLSLGEGIRKVFTSELGGIGPDVQVSLSGFTQGFAPQPNLPETAVADIQKLAEELGITSVTPVVMSVRSSLDVSQSVVLYGLPAAQGISTVFPKIVPATGRALIAGDEGQKVAVVGAKAAENLRLKVGSTLNLTRRTSVKVIGVLAQESGLVDSFIFLPLRTLQDAEGATGRVSLVALKLENPRDARAVATALAKRLNLEASTQSDFLSFVERALRISDAVRFGISLIALIVGGLAVANTVMMGVFERTREFGTLRAIGARPGFVRALVLTESLLLALAGGVGGIILGLAGIWGVNLYTQNLAGIDAAALTPRLTLLALGISILLGLLSGLLPSRSASRISITDALGRV